One region of Gigantopelta aegis isolate Gae_Host chromosome 7, Gae_host_genome, whole genome shotgun sequence genomic DNA includes:
- the LOC121377786 gene encoding uncharacterized protein LOC121377786, translating to MMKFTLLLLLVTVFAVNHEVAAWRWRRVVRTAIRVYRYYRIYRDITGKRDIAGFDKNLDGVVDLSELEDVLSTRDAREILEMADNDGDSQVTMEEFQKVLTQMNQLE from the exons ATG ATGAAGTTCACTCTGCTGTTGCTGTTGGTGACGGTGTTTGCCGTCAACCACGAGGTCGCCGCGTGGAGGTGGCGACGAGTCGTACGGACTGCGATTAGAGTCTACCGATATTATCGTATCTACAGGGACATCACGGGCAAGCGAG atATCGCGGGCTTTGACAAAAACCTGGACGGCGTTGTGGATCTGTCCGAGCTAGAAGATGTCTTATCAACCAGGGACGCTCGGGAAATCTTGGAAATGGCGGACAATGATG GAGACTCCCAGGTCACTATGGAAGAGTTCCAGAAGGTGCTCACACAGATGAATCAACTGGAGTGA